A window of Solanum stenotomum isolate F172 chromosome 3, ASM1918654v1, whole genome shotgun sequence contains these coding sequences:
- the LOC125860685 gene encoding protein YLS7, which yields MSSFSSKDPSALSYPKSLLSIVTTVGGLAVFLILASSFLVSQPIGAAVHEYFYGVHQLTRPNLLDGDRVKFADPRRDDVGSNGTPNFNLTAKENNEKGLEDEKDQISKSQDEKKEPDSKGELVENSTQIPVLSESNHSVVQPHPESKQEDEKSNNVSSHKESKNEGTLPSSDTHSEDVKSSSTGPNSINQAKLDPECDLYHGKWISDQSGPLYRNDSCPVLTQMQNCQGNGRPDKDYENWRWKPAQCELPRFDPKKFLELMRGKTLAFIGDSVARNQMESMLCILWQYEVPKNRGNKRMQRYYFRSTSTMIVRIWSSWLVNQTSGPLDFAPAGVVKLHLDVPDDGFMQYIPQFDVVVLSSGHWFAKQSVYVLNNEIVGGQLWWPDKSRKMKVNNVEAFGISVETILTAMATHPNFSGITIVRSFSPDHYEGGAWNTGGSCTGKVKPAEDGELAENGFTNIMHEKQFSGYTHAVKKKNNKSALLFMDITGVFAYRHDGHPGPYRSPDPNKITKRGPDGKPPPQDCLHWCMPGPVDTWNELVFDLVRREFERRQSNAS from the exons ATGTCTTCTTTTTCATCTAAAGATCCTTCCGCGCTGTCCTATCCAAAGTCACTATTGTCTATCGTAACTACAGTAGGAGGTCTTGCTGTGTTTTTAATTCTTGCTTCCTCATTTCTGGTTTCTCAGCCTATTGGGGCTGCAGTCCATGAGTATTTTTATGGTGTTCATCAGTTGACAAGGCCTAATTTATTAGATGGGGATAGGGTAAAATTTGCTGATCCTCGACGTGATGATGTTGGTAGTAATGGTACACCTAACTTTAATTTGACGGCGAAGGAAAACAATGAAAAAGGACTTGAGGATGAAAAGGACCAGATTTCCAAGTCTCAAGACGAAAAGAAAGAGCCAGATTCTAAGGGGGAACTAGTTGAAAATTCTACCCAAATACCTGTTTTGTCAGAATCCAATCATTCTGTGGTTCAACCACATCCTGAATCAAAGCAAGAAGACGAGAAGAGTAACAATGTTAGTTCACATAAGGAAAGCAAGAATGAAGGGACTCTTCCATCTTCTGATACCCATTCAGAGGACGTAAAATCTTCATCTACTGGACCCAATAGCATAAATCAGGCTAAGCTAGATCCAG AATGTGATCTATATCATGGAAAATGGATTTCTGATCAGTCTGGACCATTGTACAGAAATGACTCCTGTCCTGTCCTGACACAGATGCAGAACTGTCAAGGAAATGGAAGGCCTGATAAGGATTATGAGAACTGGCGATGGAAACCAGCTCAGTGTGAACTGCCACGATTTGATCCAAAGAAGTTTTTGGAACTAATGAGAGGAAAGACTTTAGCTTTCATTGGTGACTCAGTTGCTCGCAACCAGATGGAGTCAATGCTGTGTATCCTTTGGCAG TATGAGGTTCCGAAAAATCGTGGGAACAAAAGAATGCAGCGGTACTATTTCAGATCCACATCTACTATGATTGTTCGCATTTGGTCTTCATGGCTTGTCAACCAAACATCTGGGCCTCTTGATTTCGCTCCAGCAGGTGTAGTTAAGCTCCACCTTGATGTTCCTGATGATGGGTTCATGCAATACATCCCCCAGTTTGATGTCGTTGTGCTCTCCTCCGGCCACTGGTTTGCAAAGCAATCTGTTTATGTTCTGAATAATGAGATTGTTGGAGGACAATTGTGGTGGCCAGACAAGTCTAGAAAGATGAAGGTCAATAATGTTGAAGCTTTTGGAATCTCTGTTGAAACCATCCTGACTGCCATGGCAACACATCCGAATTTCAGTGGTATCACCATTGTTCGTTCCTTTTCACCTGATCATTACGAGGGCGGAGCATGGAACACGGGAGGATCATGTACTGGAAAGGTGAAGCCTGCAGAGGATGGTGAGCTGGCTGAGAATGGCTTCACAAACATAATGCATGAAAAGCAATTCTCGGGTTACACTCATGCAGTtaagaagaaaaacaacaagTCCGCCTTACTATTTATGGATATCACAGGAGTCTTTGCATATCGCCATGATGGACATCCTGGTCCTTACAGAAGCCCCGATccaaacaaaatcacaaaacgAGGTCCTGATGGTAAACCCCCTCCACAAGACTGCTTGCATTGGTGCATGCCAGGTCCTGTTGATACATGGAATGAGCTGGTATTTGATCTTGTAAGGAGAGAATTCGAGAGAAGACAGAGTAATGCTTCATGA